The following are encoded in a window of Mycobacterium sp. ELW1 genomic DNA:
- the eccCb gene encoding type VII secretion protein EccCb, which yields MNRPARSAMAFPTDDVIVGALPRTEPPSGMSRFVPLVTVGAVVAVGAVMWRSGVASHGPTAMMLPALMVVSAVGMTLQAGARRSGRGVDHERRRYLHHLDRLSEQLRDTAQRQHAALQERHPEPASLWTLVGGPRMWQLSDQDPDFCRVRVGVGRHRLARRIVVPPVGPVDELDPVTADALRRFAHHHATVDGVPVAIALPRVGVLVVEGDQSSARALVRAMLCQLAVLHSPANLVITADVTTEHRQLWDWLKWLPHSADRDHRAGYRVVIVDGVDHRTHAGPGITVIAVGQGEHSPELRCLWVDGDNLAVRGAEGVDEFATADAMTIMQARTCARRVARYRRRDSGFSVSCPESEAVWPPLPPSEQLRVGLGTTENGEPVDLDIKEPADGGHGPHGLCVGATGSGKSELLRTIAAGIIARHSPDDVNLVLIDFKGGATFLGLESLRHVAAVITNLADSAPMVARAKDALGGEVHRRQQLLRRAGNAVNLAAYRRHRRADPSLPPLPTLFVIVDEFAELLSHQPDFADLFAMIGRVGRSLGMHLLLASQRLDEGRLRGLESHLSYRICLKTATAAESRAVLGVTDAAELVATPGAALLRTGDGRLVRFQATYLGGPAPNSAGTSTSAAVELFTWESASPPPTRGPAGPYRTAFDALVQRFSGRGTPAHQMWLPPLTRSVKLADLPHSAGRDGAVAIGVIDLPFEQRQAPMTVDLTGALGNVAVVGTSQSGKSATVRSLLTALSACHEARRMQFYCIDFGGGTLDSLRRLPHVGSVAGRGETELVRRTASHVGAVLSARENRSDVDRYGDVFLVVDGWASLRDEHPDLEAAIAAIASRGLSFGVHLILTAGRWADIRPALKDQIGTRIELRLGLILTAGRWADIRPALKDQIGTRIELRLGDPIDSEMDRKQAALVPIDVPGRGITRDGDHFLIATPDGVDISCDQSWQAPPVRLLPVHIDHSAVVEMAADSGHVLLGLGEDQFTPAGPDFRRQAHLLILGDRECGKTAALRTLCREIPRSATTQPALLFIVDYRRDLLDVADSDHVLDYTFSEQGLAQRLPGLISLLQNRLPTADTTIEQLRAKSWWTGPEIYVVVDDYDVVAATSPDALSPLLALLPHAADIGLHMVIARRCAGAARAMFEPLLAHVRDSGCSALLMSGSSDEGLLIGHHRATERPPGRGLLVSRAGADLVQVGWSPT from the coding sequence ATGAATCGGCCTGCCCGGTCGGCGATGGCTTTCCCGACCGACGATGTGATCGTCGGTGCGTTGCCCCGTACTGAGCCGCCGTCGGGAATGTCGCGGTTCGTGCCACTGGTCACGGTCGGCGCGGTGGTGGCCGTCGGCGCCGTGATGTGGAGGTCAGGAGTCGCTTCGCACGGCCCAACCGCAATGATGCTGCCCGCGCTGATGGTGGTGTCGGCGGTCGGCATGACGCTGCAGGCCGGTGCACGGCGGTCGGGCCGCGGGGTGGACCACGAACGCAGACGTTATCTGCACCACCTCGACCGGCTCAGCGAGCAGCTACGGGACACGGCGCAACGCCAACATGCAGCACTGCAGGAGCGACATCCGGAGCCGGCCTCGTTGTGGACGCTGGTCGGCGGCCCACGAATGTGGCAGCTCAGCGATCAGGATCCGGACTTCTGCCGCGTCCGTGTCGGCGTCGGCCGACACCGGCTGGCGCGCCGGATCGTCGTGCCGCCGGTCGGTCCCGTGGACGAGCTGGACCCGGTGACCGCCGATGCGTTGCGGCGCTTCGCGCACCACCACGCGACGGTCGATGGCGTGCCGGTCGCGATCGCGCTGCCCAGGGTCGGTGTGCTCGTCGTCGAAGGCGACCAGTCGAGTGCGCGAGCCCTGGTGCGTGCGATGCTCTGCCAGCTGGCCGTGCTGCACAGCCCGGCCAACCTGGTGATCACTGCGGACGTCACCACAGAGCACCGACAGCTGTGGGACTGGTTGAAGTGGCTGCCGCACAGCGCTGATCGTGACCACCGGGCCGGGTACCGGGTTGTCATCGTCGACGGTGTGGATCACCGAACGCATGCCGGACCCGGCATCACCGTGATCGCCGTCGGGCAGGGTGAACACAGCCCGGAACTGCGATGCCTGTGGGTCGACGGGGACAACCTCGCGGTGCGCGGCGCTGAGGGCGTCGATGAGTTCGCCACCGCCGACGCCATGACGATCATGCAGGCGCGGACGTGTGCCCGCCGAGTGGCGCGGTACCGCCGCCGGGACAGCGGATTCAGCGTGAGTTGTCCAGAGTCGGAGGCTGTCTGGCCACCGCTACCCCCGTCCGAGCAGCTCCGCGTTGGACTGGGCACAACAGAGAACGGAGAACCGGTCGATCTCGACATCAAGGAGCCCGCCGACGGTGGCCACGGTCCGCACGGGCTGTGTGTGGGTGCGACGGGCTCGGGAAAATCCGAACTGTTGCGCACGATCGCAGCCGGGATCATCGCGCGTCACTCGCCGGACGATGTCAACCTCGTCCTGATCGACTTCAAAGGCGGCGCAACGTTTCTCGGCCTCGAGAGCCTGCGCCATGTCGCTGCGGTCATCACCAATCTTGCCGACTCCGCGCCCATGGTGGCGCGTGCGAAGGATGCGCTCGGCGGCGAGGTTCACCGTCGTCAGCAGCTTCTACGGCGAGCCGGCAACGCGGTCAACCTCGCCGCGTACCGGCGACATCGACGTGCGGATCCCAGCCTGCCCCCGCTTCCGACGCTATTCGTCATCGTCGATGAGTTCGCCGAATTACTCTCCCATCAGCCCGATTTCGCCGACTTGTTCGCGATGATCGGACGGGTCGGCCGCTCACTGGGAATGCATCTGTTGCTGGCGAGCCAGCGCCTGGACGAAGGTCGGCTGCGCGGCCTCGAATCGCACCTGTCGTATCGCATCTGCCTCAAGACCGCGACGGCCGCGGAATCACGTGCGGTACTCGGCGTCACGGACGCCGCCGAGCTCGTGGCCACCCCGGGCGCCGCGCTGCTGCGCACCGGGGACGGGCGGCTGGTGCGGTTTCAGGCGACCTACCTCGGGGGCCCGGCCCCGAACAGTGCCGGAACATCGACATCTGCCGCTGTGGAGCTGTTCACCTGGGAATCCGCTTCGCCGCCACCGACTCGCGGGCCTGCCGGACCCTATCGAACCGCGTTCGACGCGCTAGTCCAGCGGTTCAGCGGCCGAGGAACGCCGGCACACCAGATGTGGCTCCCACCGCTCACCAGATCTGTGAAACTCGCTGATCTGCCGCACAGCGCGGGGCGAGATGGTGCGGTCGCGATCGGGGTGATCGACCTGCCGTTCGAGCAGCGACAGGCACCCATGACCGTCGACCTCACCGGCGCACTCGGTAACGTGGCCGTGGTCGGAACGTCACAAAGCGGAAAGTCCGCCACGGTGCGCTCGCTGCTCACCGCGCTGTCCGCGTGTCACGAGGCGAGGCGAATGCAGTTCTACTGCATCGACTTCGGCGGCGGCACCCTGGATTCGCTGCGACGGTTGCCGCACGTGGGATCGGTCGCCGGCCGGGGTGAGACCGAGTTGGTGCGCCGGACGGCCAGCCACGTCGGCGCCGTCCTGTCCGCTCGCGAGAACCGTTCCGATGTCGACCGGTACGGTGACGTATTCCTCGTCGTGGACGGTTGGGCGAGCCTGCGGGACGAGCATCCCGATCTCGAGGCGGCGATCGCCGCCATTGCATCACGTGGTCTGTCGTTCGGCGTCCACCTGATCCTCACCGCCGGTCGGTGGGCCGACATCCGGCCCGCGCTCAAAGACCAGATCGGCACCAGAATCGAACTGCGCCTGGGGCTGATCCTCACCGCCGGTCGGTGGGCCGACATCCGGCCCGCGCTCAAAGACCAGATCGGCACCAGAATCGAACTGCGCCTGGGGGATCCGATCGATTCCGAGATGGATCGCAAGCAGGCGGCGCTCGTCCCGATCGACGTTCCGGGGCGCGGCATCACCCGCGACGGCGACCACTTCCTGATCGCCACGCCCGACGGCGTCGACATCTCCTGCGACCAGTCGTGGCAGGCGCCGCCCGTCCGATTGCTGCCCGTACACATCGACCACTCCGCTGTCGTCGAGATGGCCGCCGACTCCGGCCACGTCCTGCTCGGTCTGGGGGAGGACCAGTTCACCCCGGCCGGTCCGGACTTCCGTCGCCAGGCGCACCTGCTGATCCTCGGCGACCGGGAATGTGGGAAGACCGCGGCACTGCGGACACTGTGCCGCGAGATACCGCGCTCTGCGACGACGCAACCCGCGCTGCTGTTCATAGTCGACTACCGGCGTGACCTGCTCGACGTCGCCGACTCCGATCATGTACTCGACTACACGTTCTCCGAGCAGGGCCTCGCGCAGCGATTGCCCGGCTTGATCTCGTTGTTGCAGAACAGATTGCCCACCGCCGACACCACGATCGAACAGCTCAGGGCGAAATCCTGGTGGACCGGACCGGAGATCTACGTCGTGGTCGACGACTACGACGTGGTCGCCGCCACCTCACCGGACGCGCTCAGTCCGCTACTCGCGCTGCTGCCGCACGCCGCCGACATCGGACTGCACATGGTCATCGCGCGACGCTGCGCCGGGGCGGCGCGGGCGATGTTCGAACCCCTCCTGGCGCACGTGCGCGACAGCGGGTGCAGCGCGCTGCTGATGAGCGGCAGCTCCGACGAGGGTCTGCTGATCGGACACCACCGCGCGACCGAGCGCCCGCCCGGGCGCGGACTGCTGGTGTCCCGGGCCGGCGCCGATCTTGTCCAAGTCGGTTGGAGCCCAACGTGA
- a CDS encoding GAF domain-containing protein yields MGIPKTTRTGAGGARPSALLRAVHELFVAGEVDASYLESSSLRPIVAKSWQRSLAKGVDPDGAAQPSPVGEKLARLREAHPLAPAMPVIRRLLVDDAAGSGVVVAVSGADGTLLWVEGDPNACRRAEAMNFVPGADWSERGAGTNAPGTALAVDAELQIHGSEHFSRVVQPWSCTAVPVHDPATGALLGALDLTGGSRVATPQALALVRATVVAVETHLALLRLTGGPVEAAPPRPRLAVLGSERPRWLVTDEFGHLRATPLTGRHADILVLLSRHPEGLSADHLAMLLDDKDLDVVTVRAEMSRLRKVVGANAIESRPYRLTVPITTDIGEVYEALDAGNVTAALDRYPGPLLPQSISPAVGRLRTELAMTLRGAVLSTGDPAMLRRWLDSPDGRDDRDGWRALHDGTLPGSVQQAQARGKLAGLDFDLA; encoded by the coding sequence ATGGGCATACCCAAAACGACACGGACCGGGGCCGGTGGCGCCCGGCCGTCGGCGCTGCTGCGCGCGGTCCACGAGCTGTTCGTCGCCGGTGAGGTCGACGCCAGCTACCTGGAATCGAGCTCGCTGCGACCGATCGTCGCCAAAAGCTGGCAACGCAGCTTGGCCAAAGGCGTCGACCCGGACGGCGCCGCGCAACCCTCCCCGGTCGGCGAGAAACTGGCCCGGCTGCGCGAAGCCCATCCGCTGGCACCCGCAATGCCCGTGATCCGCCGGCTGCTCGTCGACGATGCCGCCGGCTCCGGGGTGGTCGTCGCCGTCAGCGGTGCCGACGGCACGCTGCTGTGGGTGGAGGGCGACCCCAACGCATGCCGGCGCGCGGAGGCCATGAACTTTGTGCCCGGCGCGGACTGGAGTGAGCGCGGCGCCGGGACCAATGCCCCGGGCACCGCCCTGGCCGTGGACGCTGAGCTGCAGATTCACGGTTCCGAGCATTTCTCCCGCGTCGTGCAACCGTGGAGCTGCACCGCGGTCCCCGTGCATGACCCCGCCACCGGTGCCCTGCTCGGAGCGTTGGACCTGACCGGCGGATCACGGGTCGCCACGCCGCAGGCGCTGGCGCTGGTGCGCGCCACCGTCGTCGCCGTCGAAACGCACCTGGCCCTGCTCCGGCTGACCGGCGGACCGGTCGAGGCCGCGCCGCCACGACCGCGGCTGGCCGTGCTCGGTTCCGAACGTCCGCGCTGGCTGGTCACCGACGAGTTCGGGCATCTGCGGGCCACCCCGCTGACCGGTAGGCACGCCGACATCCTGGTGCTTTTGAGCCGCCACCCCGAGGGGCTGAGCGCCGACCACCTGGCGATGCTGCTCGACGACAAGGACCTGGACGTCGTGACCGTGCGAGCCGAGATGTCGCGGCTGCGCAAGGTCGTCGGTGCCAACGCCATCGAGTCACGGCCGTACCGGCTGACGGTGCCGATCACCACCGACATCGGCGAGGTGTACGAGGCGCTCGATGCCGGAAATGTGACGGCGGCCCTCGATCGGTATCCGGGACCGCTTCTCCCGCAGTCGATTTCACCAGCAGTCGGGCGGTTGCGCACAGAGCTGGCGATGACGTTGCGGGGTGCGGTGTTATCCACCGGCGACCCCGCGATGCTCCGCCGTTGGCTGGACAGCCCCGACGGGCGCGACGACCGCGACGGTTGGCGCGCGCTGCACGACGGCACCCTGCCGGGCTCGGTGCAGCAGGCGCAGGCCCGCGGGAAGCTGGCCGGGCTGGACTTCGACCTGGCGTGA
- a CDS encoding WXG100 family type VII secretion target: MDPVLSYDFAEIDAAVLADIQATSARLGAALDDLSRQIAPLQHVWTRDAAAAYHAEQAQWHQSASALRDILVRLGVAVRDGAADVADADRRAAGMWG, from the coding sequence GTGGACCCCGTCCTCTCTTACGATTTCGCCGAGATCGACGCAGCGGTACTGGCCGACATCCAGGCCACGTCGGCGCGACTCGGCGCGGCCTTGGACGACCTCAGCCGGCAGATCGCTCCGCTGCAGCACGTGTGGACCCGTGACGCCGCGGCCGCGTATCACGCCGAACAGGCACAGTGGCACCAATCCGCGTCGGCGCTGCGCGACATCCTGGTTCGACTGGGCGTCGCAGTGCGTGACGGGGCGGCCGACGTGGCCGACGCCGACCGTCGCGCCGCCGGGATGTGGGGCTGA
- the eccD gene encoding type VII secretion integral membrane protein EccD, whose amino-acid sequence MAATDQTCQVSIRTADRETDLTLPAGIPIDELIPAVVDVIGAAEFSGRDPHLTRVCGQRLDPAATLAQCTIHDGELLILTTAAARAPITRFDSVGTVADAIAAQTEPTWRLTRRSAGNCVLGWAAAILLVLLGRGILDPGASRHPIVATAAALLAMTGAFAAHRTASGRVTAVGLGVLAVAFAGLTAALLPLGPPATAAFLLSMAAIASTSLLAWRLLGCAPEVFLPPAAVAMAAVMTTMGAVVGCWPAEASGPMLAAGSVAVLATSARLSVHSSGLARAGLADSHLEARARLAHHRLTLIVATAAATAALGATVTAVTTSHSALAATFLAIIAALMILRALRERALYRAVAQSISSVITVTALAGLCAADAPQSIPWLCGAFVLIAAGAVWVAYRGPVHASPTVRRAVTMAELIFGAAVVPGACGAAGLFGGLAQIGAAW is encoded by the coding sequence ATGGCTGCCACCGACCAGACCTGCCAGGTGTCGATCCGTACCGCCGACCGGGAGACAGACCTCACCCTGCCCGCCGGCATACCGATCGACGAGCTCATACCCGCCGTGGTCGACGTGATCGGAGCGGCGGAGTTCAGCGGCCGTGATCCGCATCTGACCCGCGTCTGCGGGCAACGGCTCGACCCGGCGGCGACGCTCGCACAATGCACCATCCACGACGGTGAACTGCTGATTCTGACCACCGCGGCGGCGCGGGCCCCCATTACCCGATTCGATTCCGTTGGCACCGTTGCCGATGCGATTGCAGCGCAGACGGAACCGACGTGGCGGCTCACCCGACGCAGTGCCGGGAACTGCGTGCTGGGATGGGCGGCCGCGATACTGCTGGTGTTACTGGGGCGCGGGATTCTGGACCCGGGGGCAAGCCGTCATCCCATAGTCGCCACGGCCGCAGCGCTTCTGGCGATGACGGGTGCGTTCGCCGCGCATCGGACCGCCAGCGGCCGGGTGACGGCGGTCGGCCTCGGCGTGCTGGCTGTTGCCTTCGCGGGTCTGACCGCCGCCCTGCTTCCGCTGGGCCCACCGGCCACTGCGGCGTTCCTCCTCTCGATGGCCGCGATCGCGTCGACCTCGCTGCTGGCCTGGCGCCTGTTGGGCTGCGCCCCTGAGGTTTTCCTCCCGCCGGCCGCTGTGGCGATGGCGGCGGTGATGACGACGATGGGTGCGGTGGTGGGCTGTTGGCCGGCCGAGGCCAGCGGGCCGATGCTGGCAGCCGGGTCGGTGGCCGTGCTGGCGACGTCGGCGCGGCTGTCGGTCCACAGTTCCGGGCTGGCGCGGGCTGGCCTCGCCGACAGTCACCTGGAAGCCCGGGCGCGATTGGCTCATCACCGGCTGACGCTGATCGTGGCGACGGCGGCCGCGACGGCGGCTCTCGGGGCGACGGTGACGGCGGTGACCACCTCGCATTCAGCTCTCGCGGCGACCTTCCTCGCGATCATCGCGGCGCTGATGATTCTCCGGGCACTTCGGGAGAGAGCGCTGTACCGTGCTGTCGCGCAGAGCATTTCGTCGGTGATCACGGTGACAGCGCTCGCCGGCTTGTGCGCTGCCGACGCACCGCAGAGCATCCCGTGGCTGTGCGGCGCCTTTGTGCTCATCGCCGCCGGGGCGGTGTGGGTCGCGTACCGCGGACCGGTCCACGCCTCCCCGACGGTTCGCCGTGCGGTCACGATGGCGGAGCTGATATTCGGCGCGGCC
- a CDS encoding type VII secretion-associated protein, with amino-acid sequence MNGAILEVGPAAVTRLAPRPQPTGEQEMVTAALAGIDDTVVLFREHPVAVTELWRKIFADSVEERCETLTVVHPSWWSHQRVSRLVGAAAAVASEVLAQPRSAVLAAGEVATVIEIADELVAVIADGRSPVARSRPHHPMDLAEMIETITPTAILIDAPPGVPGAVEYADGLRAALRQRGTDARVVRMHATPEQSATESTAAPVPASRRQWRGPAAVAAGMALTLCVAGVAAVSTRPPAPTPDGVYIVEGRVTLSVPADWLITRVTAGPGSRRIQVSSPTDSATALHITQSYSPEETLDQTAATLSRAIGEQPRGVFVDFNSADRRGGRPAVTYREVRIGREIRWAVLLDGSTRISIGCQSAQGRLDSIAEPCEKAIESAHEVGGTGNGP; translated from the coding sequence GTGAACGGCGCGATACTGGAAGTGGGCCCCGCAGCGGTCACCCGGTTGGCGCCCCGCCCGCAGCCAACGGGGGAGCAGGAGATGGTGACTGCCGCGCTGGCCGGCATCGACGACACCGTGGTGCTGTTTCGCGAACACCCGGTCGCCGTCACCGAGCTGTGGCGGAAGATCTTCGCCGACAGTGTCGAGGAGCGCTGCGAGACACTGACTGTCGTGCATCCGTCGTGGTGGTCACACCAGCGGGTATCACGCCTCGTCGGCGCTGCGGCGGCAGTCGCCTCCGAGGTTCTCGCGCAGCCCAGGTCCGCGGTGCTCGCCGCCGGTGAAGTCGCCACCGTCATCGAGATCGCCGACGAACTGGTGGCCGTCATCGCCGATGGCCGATCACCGGTGGCGCGCAGCCGCCCGCACCATCCAATGGACCTCGCCGAGATGATCGAGACAATCACTCCCACTGCCATTCTCATCGACGCCCCGCCTGGCGTACCCGGCGCGGTCGAGTACGCCGACGGTCTGCGGGCCGCGCTGCGCCAGCGCGGCACGGACGCGCGGGTGGTGCGGATGCACGCCACACCGGAGCAGTCCGCGACGGAGTCGACGGCGGCACCTGTCCCCGCCTCACGGCGACAGTGGCGAGGGCCCGCGGCCGTGGCGGCCGGCATGGCATTGACACTGTGCGTGGCTGGAGTGGCCGCGGTCAGCACGCGCCCGCCGGCACCGACTCCCGACGGCGTCTACATCGTCGAAGGCCGCGTCACACTGTCGGTCCCAGCCGATTGGCTGATCACCCGCGTTACGGCGGGCCCTGGTTCGCGCCGCATTCAGGTCAGTTCGCCGACCGATTCGGCCACGGCCCTGCACATCACGCAATCCTATTCGCCTGAAGAGACATTGGATCAGACCGCCGCGACGCTGAGCCGGGCGATCGGCGAGCAGCCGCGCGGTGTGTTCGTCGACTTCAACTCCGCGGACCGGCGCGGCGGGCGACCGGCGGTCACGTACCGGGAAGTCCGCATCGGGCGCGAGATCCGCTGGGCGGTGCTCCTCGACGGGTCCACGCGCATCAGCATCGGCTGCCAGTCTGCGCAAGGCCGGCTCGATTCGATCGCCGAGCCCTGCGAGAAAGCCATTGAATCCGCCCACGAAGTCGGTGGAACCGGAAACGGCCCGTGA
- a CDS encoding WXG100 family type VII secretion target yields MTTLSTDFDLMRSVAAAADTRNDEIRVLLHGFITRMESVPPTVWGGVAAARFQTVVAHWNTESTKLSQALAGIADTIRNNEHQLREAAQLHAQRIAAVTAHL; encoded by the coding sequence GTGACGACACTGAGCACCGACTTCGACCTGATGCGCTCCGTCGCTGCGGCTGCCGACACCCGCAACGATGAGATCCGGGTTTTGTTGCACGGCTTCATCACCCGCATGGAGTCTGTTCCGCCCACAGTGTGGGGCGGCGTGGCTGCCGCGCGATTCCAGACTGTCGTCGCGCACTGGAACACCGAGTCCACCAAGCTGTCGCAGGCGCTGGCGGGGATCGCCGACACGATCAGGAACAACGAACACCAACTGCGTGAGGCCGCCCAGCTGCACGCCCAACGCATCGCCGCGGTGACCGCACACCTCTAG